Proteins encoded together in one Undibacterium sp. CCC3.4 window:
- a CDS encoding MFS transporter, producing MKNFIQRRFTLPANDLFHDHVYRRLWSSILISSFGAQITMLALPLTAAVMLHASATQMGLLTFMETLPFVLLSLPSGVWLDRVRKLPVYVAGESLIALAVLSVPLAWWLGWVGMGWLYMVGFLIGCVNTVAGTAAQIVLTQIVPRERLVEAHAKNALASSGAEVAGPAMAGALIKILGAPIALIADALLLLSSAVILRGIRVQETTPARSDSHFWGDLKAGVQFVAHKPLLIALACTVGAWQFFYNAALVVQILFATRVLGLSEQAVGLSYMGMGMGTIVASLFGYRISRQLGPGPCMVLGIGLCGLGWSLAAVAPADGRGIAVFGFMLMCFATGGVLIFINFLALRQAVTPAPLLGRMTSTMRWLILIPAGPGALAGGWIGQYAGLRAALGFAGGGALLLALIAWHHPAIRSIRVLPELKSDPEMPQN from the coding sequence ATGAAAAATTTCATACAAAGAAGATTCACACTGCCGGCCAACGATCTGTTTCACGATCATGTATACCGGCGCTTATGGAGCTCGATACTCATCAGCAGCTTCGGTGCGCAAATCACCATGCTGGCTTTGCCGCTGACGGCGGCAGTGATGTTACATGCGAGCGCGACGCAAATGGGTCTGCTGACCTTCATGGAAACGCTGCCGTTTGTCTTGCTCTCGCTACCGTCCGGTGTGTGGCTGGACCGCGTGCGCAAATTGCCCGTCTACGTGGCCGGCGAAAGCCTGATCGCGCTGGCCGTGCTCAGCGTGCCACTGGCGTGGTGGTTGGGCTGGGTAGGGATGGGCTGGTTGTATATGGTTGGCTTTCTGATCGGTTGTGTCAATACCGTCGCCGGAACAGCAGCGCAAATCGTCTTGACCCAGATTGTGCCGCGCGAGCGACTGGTCGAAGCCCATGCCAAAAATGCTCTGGCCAGTTCCGGTGCCGAAGTCGCCGGACCGGCCATGGCCGGCGCCTTGATCAAAATCTTGGGCGCACCGATCGCCCTGATTGCTGACGCCCTGCTACTGCTGAGCTCGGCCGTGATTCTACGCGGCATCCGTGTGCAAGAGACAACTCCAGCGCGCAGTGACAGCCATTTCTGGGGCGACCTGAAAGCCGGAGTCCAATTTGTTGCGCATAAGCCCTTGCTGATCGCGCTGGCCTGCACAGTTGGTGCCTGGCAATTTTTTTATAATGCCGCCTTGGTGGTGCAAATTCTGTTTGCCACGCGCGTGCTCGGCTTATCCGAGCAAGCGGTCGGTCTCAGTTATATGGGCATGGGTATGGGCACGATCGTGGCCAGTCTGTTCGGCTACCGCATCAGTCGCCAACTCGGACCTGGCCCTTGCATGGTGCTCGGCATCGGCCTGTGCGGGCTGGGCTGGAGTTTGGCGGCCGTCGCGCCGGCCGATGGCCGCGGGATTGCCGTGTTCGGCTTCATGCTGATGTGCTTCGCGACCGGCGGCGTGCTGATTTTCATCAATTTTCTGGCCTTGCGTCAAGCGGTGACGCCGGCACCCCTGCTCGGCCGCATGACCAGTACCATGCGCTGGCTCATCTTGATACCAGCCGGCCCCGGCGCACTCGCCGGTGGCTGGATCGGCCAGTATGCCGGCTTGCGCGCGGCGCTCGGGTTTGCCGGCGGCGGTGCCTTACTGCTAGCCCTGATCGCTTGGCATCATCCGGCGATACGCTCAATTCGCGTGCTGCCTGAGCTTAAATCTGATCCGGAAATGCCACAAAACTGA
- a CDS encoding DUF1653 domain-containing protein produces MFEKPVVMIDFETSGMSPDQGARVTEVAALRIQGGVVTERFVSLINCGVRIPAFITELTGITQQMVQKAPPADVVIPQLVDFIGSDALAAHNASFDEKFLLAESARLGLSTRHTGLICSVKLARRIFPGLPSYALGRLAQSLGIRFAGTAHRAEADAEVAAQLLLAVAKRLQQQYRASAVDPHLLVAVNKLSAAKVDDYLNKHYQSRVSVAAAETATTPTPAPLLAGQRFRHYKGGIYEFVCEATQEADLSAVIVYRSANGRVWTRPKTVFFEMLDIDGRRVQRFAPTTAS; encoded by the coding sequence ATGTTTGAAAAACCTGTAGTAATGATCGATTTTGAAACCTCCGGCATGAGTCCGGATCAAGGGGCCCGTGTCACCGAAGTGGCGGCGTTGCGCATACAGGGCGGGGTGGTGACGGAACGCTTTGTATCGCTGATCAATTGTGGCGTTCGTATTCCGGCTTTCATCACCGAATTGACCGGGATTACCCAACAGATGGTGCAAAAGGCACCGCCAGCCGATGTTGTTATTCCACAACTCGTTGACTTCATCGGCAGCGACGCCTTGGCGGCCCACAATGCCAGTTTTGATGAAAAATTTTTATTGGCCGAAAGTGCCAGACTGGGTCTGTCGACGCGTCACACCGGCTTGATTTGTTCGGTCAAGCTGGCGCGGCGCATTTTCCCTGGCTTGCCGAGCTATGCCTTGGGACGCTTGGCGCAGTCGCTCGGCATCCGCTTCGCCGGCACGGCGCATCGGGCCGAAGCCGATGCCGAAGTGGCGGCGCAATTGCTGCTGGCGGTGGCCAAGCGCTTACAACAACAGTATCGCGCCAGCGCGGTCGATCCACACTTGCTGGTGGCGGTGAATAAATTGAGTGCGGCGAAAGTCGATGACTACCTCAATAAGCATTACCAGTCCAGAGTCAGCGTCGCCGCCGCCGAGACGGCGACGACCCCGACCCCGGCACCCTTGCTGGCCGGGCAGCGCTTTCGTCACTACAAAGGCGGCATTTATGAGTTTGTCTGTGAGGCGACCCAAGAAGCTGATCTCAGCGCGGTGATCGTGTACCGCAGCGCTAATGGGCGAGTGTGGACCCGACCGAAAACGGTATTTTTTGAAATGCTCGACATCGATGGTCGCCGCGTCCAGCGTTTTGCGCCAACCACAGCGAGCTGA
- a CDS encoding substrate-binding domain-containing protein, whose translation MKRLIFSALVLLAWSSAASALEVVRLSTTTSTDNSGLLTVLLPAFEASTHIKVQVISVGTGKALELAKNGDVDVALVHARAAEDQFVAAGHGVNRRDVMYNDFILVGPSADPAGLRGEHELMSGLRKLVAAKVKFVSRGDQSGTDQMERAYWQQAGVKPSGSAYISAGLGMGEVLTMAAQLDAYTLTDRATFAAYKAKTGLAVLLEGDPKMFNPYGIIAVNPAKYKDINFHGASALIEWITSAEGQSKIASFKLDGQQLFFPSYKK comes from the coding sequence ATGAAACGTCTTATTTTTTCCGCCTTGGTGCTGCTGGCATGGAGCAGCGCCGCCTCCGCTCTCGAAGTGGTGCGCCTGTCAACTACCACCAGTACCGACAATTCCGGTTTGCTGACGGTGCTGTTGCCGGCATTTGAAGCCAGCACCCATATCAAGGTACAAGTCATTTCTGTCGGTACCGGCAAAGCACTTGAGTTGGCCAAGAATGGCGACGTCGATGTCGCCTTGGTCCATGCGCGCGCAGCCGAAGATCAATTCGTCGCCGCCGGCCATGGGGTCAATCGGCGCGATGTGATGTACAACGATTTCATTCTGGTCGGCCCGAGCGCCGACCCGGCCGGCTTGCGCGGCGAGCATGAACTGATGAGCGGTTTGCGTAAGCTCGTCGCCGCTAAAGTAAAGTTCGTTTCGCGCGGCGATCAATCCGGTACCGATCAAATGGAGCGCGCGTATTGGCAGCAGGCCGGCGTCAAACCGAGCGGCAGTGCGTACATTTCGGCTGGTCTTGGTATGGGCGAAGTATTGACCATGGCAGCCCAACTCGATGCCTACACCTTAACCGATCGTGCCACCTTCGCTGCCTATAAAGCCAAGACCGGCTTGGCCGTGCTGCTCGAGGGCGATCCGAAGATGTTCAATCCCTACGGTATCATTGCGGTTAATCCGGCGAAATACAAAGACATCAATTTTCATGGTGCCAGCGCCTTGATCGAGTGGATCACTTCGGCCGAAGGGCAGAGTAAGATCGCCAGCTTCAAGCTCGACGGTCAGCAATTGTTTTTCCCTTCGTACAAAAAATAA
- a CDS encoding (2Fe-2S)-binding protein, with amino-acid sequence MTTSLHVNGTAVQCQSEADTPLLWVLRDELGLIGTKFGCGAALCGACTVHLDGVAVRSCQLPLEAAAGHQVATIEALAGTKGQALQRAWIKHDVPQCGYCQSGQLMSAAALLASNPQPDDAAIDAAMSGNICRCGTYNRIRAAIKTAAAEMRAT; translated from the coding sequence ATGACCACCAGTCTGCACGTCAATGGCACAGCAGTCCAATGCCAATCCGAAGCCGATACGCCCTTACTCTGGGTATTGCGCGATGAATTGGGTCTGATCGGTACCAAATTCGGCTGCGGTGCCGCCTTATGTGGTGCCTGTACCGTGCACCTCGATGGTGTTGCCGTGCGCAGTTGCCAGTTACCGCTGGAAGCCGCTGCCGGTCATCAGGTGGCCACCATCGAAGCCTTGGCGGGTACTAAAGGCCAGGCCTTGCAGCGCGCTTGGATCAAGCATGATGTGCCGCAGTGCGGCTATTGTCAGTCCGGTCAGTTGATGAGTGCGGCAGCGCTGTTGGCCAGTAATCCGCAGCCCGATGATGCCGCCATCGATGCGGCGATGAGTGGAAATATCTGCCGCTGTGGTACGTATAACCGGATTCGTGCTGCCATCAAGACGGCCGCGGCTGAAATGCGCGCGACGTAA
- the dcd gene encoding dCTP deaminase produces MSIKSDKWIRRMAAETGMIEPFEPGQVRERADGQCIVSYGTSSYGYDIRCADEFKIFTNINSTIVDPKNFDEKSFVDFRGDVCIIPPNSFALARTMEYFRIPRSVLTICLGKSTYARCGIIVNVTPFEPEWEGYVTLEFSNTTPLPAKIYAGEGCAQVLFFESDEVCETSYKDRGGKYQGQQGVTLPKT; encoded by the coding sequence ATGAGCATCAAATCAGATAAGTGGATACGTCGCATGGCCGCCGAAACCGGCATGATAGAACCGTTTGAGCCAGGTCAGGTACGCGAACGCGCCGATGGCCAGTGCATCGTCAGCTACGGCACCTCCTCGTATGGTTACGATATCCGTTGTGCCGATGAATTCAAAATCTTCACCAATATCAACAGCACCATTGTCGACCCGAAAAACTTCGATGAAAAATCCTTCGTCGATTTTCGTGGCGATGTCTGCATCATCCCACCGAACTCGTTTGCCTTGGCACGCACCATGGAATACTTCCGTATCCCGCGCAGCGTACTGACCATTTGCCTGGGGAAATCGACCTATGCGCGCTGTGGCATCATCGTTAATGTCACCCCGTTTGAACCGGAATGGGAAGGTTATGTGACGCTGGAGTTTTCCAATACCACACCGCTGCCGGCGAAAATTTACGCTGGCGAAGGCTGCGCCCAAGTGTTGTTCTTCGAAAGCGACGAAGTCTGCGAAACCTCATACAAAGATCGCGGCGGCAAATATCAAGGTCAACAAGGCGTGACCCTGCCTAAAACCTGA
- a CDS encoding flagellar brake protein yields the protein MSDLQGLMSLKHADILVGQTISWPIYNQDGAILFEAGVLIEDQRQLEHLLEVGYCEADYLWDSIPGKIVAPVQAEPVAEVKAKPAEEINKESVIELDSVRWTVGEVFYLQTHDQQATRYTVRLIGYVKNKSLLVTAPTIDGRAVSLREGQTFIIRAFPGKKAYAFTAALIKNVYSPHTYLHLSYPSQVRSTTIRQGARAVVKIIASVTIGAPEQTATAVLGDLSMGGTSGLIKKELGHKGDTGFIKFKVNAAGSDEYLSIKVMLRSLAATENGKEFRHGFEFVDVSPQSKLILSAFVHQTLAEMD from the coding sequence ATGAGTGACCTGCAAGGACTCATGTCACTCAAGCATGCTGACATTCTCGTCGGACAAACAATCAGCTGGCCGATTTACAATCAGGATGGTGCCATCCTGTTCGAGGCCGGCGTGCTGATTGAAGATCAGCGACAGCTCGAGCATTTGCTCGAAGTTGGTTATTGTGAAGCCGATTATCTGTGGGACAGCATCCCTGGCAAAATCGTCGCGCCGGTGCAAGCCGAGCCGGTGGCTGAAGTCAAAGCGAAACCTGCCGAAGAGATCAACAAAGAATCGGTTATCGAACTCGACAGTGTGCGTTGGACCGTCGGCGAAGTGTTTTATCTGCAAACCCACGACCAACAAGCGACGCGCTATACGGTGCGCTTGATCGGCTATGTCAAAAACAAATCTTTATTGGTGACCGCACCGACCATCGACGGCCGCGCGGTCAGCCTGCGCGAGGGGCAAACCTTCATCATCCGCGCCTTCCCTGGCAAGAAAGCCTATGCGTTTACAGCGGCATTGATCAAAAATGTCTACAGCCCGCACACTTACCTGCACCTCAGTTATCCCTCACAGGTGCGCTCGACCACAATACGCCAAGGGGCGCGGGCGGTAGTGAAAATCATCGCTTCCGTCACCATAGGCGCACCCGAACAAACCGCGACTGCCGTACTTGGCGATCTCAGCATGGGCGGCACCTCGGGCTTAATCAAGAAAGAACTCGGCCATAAGGGCGACACCGGCTTCATCAAGTTCAAAGTCAATGCCGCCGGCAGCGACGAATATTTATCCATCAAGGTGATGCTGCGTTCGCTGGCCGCCACCGAAAACGGCAAAGAGTTCCGTCATGGCTTTGAATTTGTCGATGTCTCGCCACAATCGAAACTGATCCTCTCGGCGTTTGTTCATCAAACCTTGGCCGAGATGGATTGA
- a CDS encoding arginine/lysine/ornithine decarboxylase, with protein MKFRFPIVIIDEDFRSENTSGLGIRALADAIESEGMEVLGVTSYGDLSQFAQQQSRASAFILSIDDEEFGGGSVLETDHALKSLRAFVEEIRYKNADIPIYLYGETRTSRHIPNDILRELHGFIHMFEDTPEFVARHIIREARSYLDGLSPPFFRALVHYANDGSYSWHCPGHSGGVAFLKSPIGQMFHQFFGENMLRADVCNAVEELGQLLDHTGPVAASERNAARIFNADHCYFVTNGTSTSNKMVWHSTVAPGDIVVVDRNCHKSILHSIIMCGAIPVFLMPTRNHLGIIGPIPLEEFSMESIMRKIEANPFAREAKNKKPRILTITQSTYDGVLYNVEVLKDLLDGEIDTLHFDEAWLPHATFHDFYKDMHAIGKDRPRAKTSMIFSTQSTHKLLAGISQASQILVRESETRKLDRDSFNEAYLMHTSTSPQYSIIASCDVAAAMMEAPGGTALVEESILEALDFRRAMRKIDEEWGKDWWFQVWGPNEFAADGIGSREDWIIRAEDDWHGFGNLAAGFNMLDPIKATIVTPGLSLEGQFGETGIPASIVTKYLAEHGVIVEKCGLYSFFIMFTIGITKGRWNTLLTALQQFKDDYDKNQPIWRILPEFAAANPRYEGQGLKDLCQGIHAAYKGYDVARLTTEMYLSDMQPAMKPSDAFAMMAHRETERVSIDELEGRVTAILLTPYPPGIPLLIPGERFNRTIVDYLRFVRDFNERFPGFETDCHGLVKAEIDGKRGYFVDCVRATSEGGR; from the coding sequence ATGAAATTCCGCTTCCCCATCGTCATCATTGATGAAGATTTCCGTTCCGAAAATACTTCGGGCCTCGGCATTCGCGCACTCGCCGATGCCATCGAGTCCGAAGGCATGGAAGTGCTCGGCGTAACCAGTTACGGCGACCTATCACAATTTGCCCAGCAACAGTCACGTGCCTCAGCCTTCATCTTGTCGATCGACGATGAAGAATTCGGCGGCGGCAGTGTGCTCGAAACCGATCATGCACTGAAATCACTGCGCGCCTTCGTCGAAGAGATACGCTATAAAAATGCCGATATCCCGATTTACCTGTACGGTGAAACGCGTACCTCGCGCCATATCCCGAACGATATCCTGCGCGAACTGCACGGTTTCATTCATATGTTTGAAGATACCCCGGAATTCGTCGCGCGCCACATCATCCGCGAAGCGCGCTCGTATCTGGATGGACTCTCACCGCCATTTTTCCGCGCCTTAGTCCATTATGCCAATGATGGCTCTTACTCATGGCATTGCCCTGGGCATTCCGGTGGCGTAGCCTTCCTGAAGTCACCGATCGGTCAAATGTTTCATCAATTCTTCGGTGAAAACATGCTGCGCGCCGACGTCTGCAATGCCGTCGAAGAACTCGGCCAATTGCTCGACCATACCGGTCCGGTCGCTGCGTCGGAACGCAATGCCGCGCGTATTTTTAATGCCGATCACTGTTACTTCGTCACCAACGGCACTTCGACTTCGAACAAAATGGTGTGGCACTCTACCGTCGCTCCGGGTGACATCGTGGTGGTCGACCGTAACTGCCATAAATCGATTCTGCACTCGATCATCATGTGCGGTGCCATTCCAGTGTTCCTGATGCCGACCCGTAATCATCTCGGCATCATCGGCCCGATCCCGCTCGAAGAGTTCAGCATGGAAAGCATCATGCGCAAGATCGAAGCCAATCCCTTCGCGCGCGAAGCGAAAAACAAAAAGCCGCGTATTTTGACTATTACCCAGTCAACCTATGACGGCGTGCTGTACAACGTCGAAGTACTGAAAGATTTGCTCGATGGTGAAATCGACACGCTGCACTTTGATGAGGCTTGGCTGCCGCATGCGACCTTTCACGATTTTTACAAAGATATGCATGCCATCGGCAAAGACCGTCCGCGCGCGAAAACATCGATGATTTTCTCGACCCAGTCGACGCATAAGTTACTCGCCGGGATTTCGCAAGCTTCGCAAATCCTGGTGCGCGAATCGGAAACCCGCAAGCTCGACCGCGACAGCTTCAACGAAGCTTATCTGATGCATACCTCAACCTCGCCACAATATTCGATCATCGCCTCGTGCGATGTCGCAGCGGCGATGATGGAAGCCCCAGGCGGCACGGCCTTGGTTGAAGAATCGATACTCGAAGCACTCGACTTCCGCCGCGCCATGCGCAAGATTGATGAAGAATGGGGCAAAGACTGGTGGTTTCAGGTATGGGGCCCGAATGAGTTCGCCGCTGATGGTATCGGTTCGCGCGAAGACTGGATTATCCGCGCCGAAGATGATTGGCACGGCTTCGGCAATCTGGCCGCCGGCTTTAATATGCTCGATCCTATCAAAGCCACCATTGTCACCCCGGGCTTGTCGCTCGAAGGTCAGTTCGGCGAAACCGGCATTCCGGCGTCTATCGTTACCAAATACTTGGCAGAACACGGTGTGATCGTGGAAAAATGCGGTCTCTACTCGTTCTTCATCATGTTTACCATCGGCATTACCAAGGGCCGTTGGAATACCTTGCTGACTGCACTGCAGCAGTTCAAAGATGACTACGATAAGAATCAGCCAATCTGGCGCATCCTGCCGGAATTCGCTGCCGCCAACCCGCGCTACGAAGGTCAGGGCCTGAAAGACCTGTGCCAAGGCATACATGCAGCTTACAAAGGCTATGATGTGGCGCGTTTGACGACGGAAATGTATTTGTCCGACATGCAGCCAGCCATGAAGCCATCGGATGCCTTCGCCATGATGGCGCATCGCGAAACTGAACGGGTCTCGATCGATGAACTCGAAGGTCGCGTTACGGCAATTTTGCTGACCCCTTACCCACCCGGCATTCCACTGCTGATTCCGGGTGAGCGCTTCAATCGCACCATCGTCGATTACCTGCGCTTCGTACGTGATTTCAATGAGCGCTTCCCTGGCTTTGAAACCGATTGCCACGGCTTGGTAAAGGCGGAAATCGATGGCAAACGCGGGTATTTCGTTGACTGTGTACGCGCCACTTCCGAGGGTGGTCGCTGA
- a CDS encoding MipA/OmpV family protein — MTIYFRLALAAAALTLSAAASAQTSQFVQTIPEYYLPKDFNYSLGAAAIFMPSYQGSNERRKAVYPLFDAHWKNGFFLSTVNGLGYNFSKSGNLQYGLRMSLEGARDVSRSSKLQGLGDVATTIEPGAFANYHINQNYSLLTSLRYGSGVDHNGLQVSFGARATTELNDKHRLTATVSANWANSQYMQSYFGVNATQSQASGYTPYTPSAGLTDVKLGTSWHWTIDTNWSLTTGATISRYSNDVSKSPFVFQNSPVVVYSAASYRF, encoded by the coding sequence ATGACAATTTATTTCCGCCTTGCCTTGGCTGCCGCCGCGCTCACCCTCAGTGCTGCGGCGTCAGCACAGACGTCGCAGTTCGTGCAAACGATTCCAGAATACTATCTGCCGAAAGACTTCAATTACTCGCTCGGCGCTGCTGCTATCTTCATGCCCAGCTATCAAGGTTCGAACGAGCGCCGCAAGGCGGTTTACCCCTTATTCGACGCGCACTGGAAGAACGGTTTTTTTCTCAGCACGGTCAACGGCCTCGGTTATAACTTTTCCAAAAGCGGCAATCTGCAGTATGGTTTGAGAATGTCGCTCGAAGGTGCGCGCGATGTCTCGCGCTCAAGTAAGTTACAAGGCTTGGGTGATGTCGCCACCACGATCGAGCCAGGTGCCTTTGCCAACTATCATATCAATCAGAATTATTCGCTGCTGACTTCGTTGCGCTACGGTTCCGGGGTAGATCATAATGGCCTGCAGGTCAGTTTTGGCGCCCGTGCGACCACTGAACTGAACGACAAGCATCGCCTGACCGCGACCGTCAGCGCGAACTGGGCGAATAGCCAATACATGCAGTCTTACTTCGGTGTCAACGCGACGCAATCACAAGCCAGCGGTTACACTCCATACACGCCATCGGCTGGTTTGACCGATGTTAAACTCGGTACCAGTTGGCACTGGACCATCGACACCAATTGGTCACTCACCACCGGTGCGACGATAAGCCGTTATAGTAACGATGTCAGTAAGAGTCCGTTCGTGTTCCAAAACAGTCCGGTCGTGGTTTATTCGGCAGCGAGTTACCGCTTCTGA
- a CDS encoding DUF4337 domain-containing protein, with amino-acid sequence MSSDEFHVHGPHDHEVEHAAAHGNNDFAGRIAVMTAILATVGALFGYEGGATQNDAAMLKNDAAIRKTEASNQWNFYQSKSSKQNLAELAMVLPGADSEKYKSEVARYKSEKEDIKKKAEELEAQSSHFEELSEQALHQHHRWAQAMTAIQIAISLAAMTLLTKKKWLQLTSYGAAGIGVLLAALAALHI; translated from the coding sequence ATGTCCAGCGATGAATTTCACGTACATGGTCCGCATGACCACGAAGTTGAGCACGCAGCCGCGCACGGCAATAACGATTTCGCCGGACGGATCGCGGTCATGACTGCGATCTTGGCCACCGTCGGTGCCTTGTTCGGCTACGAGGGTGGTGCCACCCAAAACGATGCGGCCATGTTGAAGAATGATGCGGCGATCAGAAAGACCGAAGCCTCGAACCAGTGGAATTTTTACCAGTCCAAATCGAGCAAGCAAAACCTGGCTGAATTAGCCATGGTACTGCCTGGTGCTGACTCTGAAAAATACAAATCGGAAGTCGCGCGCTACAAGTCAGAAAAAGAAGACATTAAGAAGAAAGCGGAAGAGCTCGAAGCCCAATCGTCACATTTCGAAGAATTATCCGAACAAGCTTTGCACCAGCATCACCGCTGGGCGCAGGCAATGACGGCAATTCAGATCGCCATCTCGCTGGCAGCAATGACCTTGCTGACCAAAAAGAAGTGGCTGCAATTGACCTCCTACGGGGCGGCAGGCATCGGCGTTTTGCTGGCTGCGCTGGCCGCCTTACATATTTAA
- a CDS encoding dihydrofolate reductase, translating into MSSITLIVAVDQQRGIGIGNAMPWHLPEDFAHFKRTTSGHPIIMGRKTFESIGRPLPQRRNMVISRNSAWHAEGVEVFASLEAACAAVAEQDSFIIGGADIYRQAIALADRLIVTEIAATYPCDAFFPVIDLSYWQVATRDPHYAETQDLHYQFVTYTKKF; encoded by the coding sequence ATGTCCTCCATCACTCTGATCGTAGCGGTAGACCAACAGCGCGGAATCGGCATAGGGAATGCCATGCCTTGGCATTTGCCGGAAGATTTTGCCCATTTCAAGCGTACCACCAGCGGCCACCCCATCATTATGGGGCGCAAAACCTTTGAATCCATTGGCCGCCCCTTGCCGCAACGACGCAATATGGTCATCAGCCGTAACAGCGCTTGGCATGCCGAGGGTGTGGAAGTGTTCGCCAGTCTTGAAGCAGCCTGTGCCGCAGTGGCTGAGCAAGATAGTTTCATCATTGGCGGTGCCGACATTTACCGCCAAGCGATCGCCTTGGCCGACCGCTTGATTGTGACCGAAATCGCCGCCACCTATCCCTGCGATGCATTTTTTCCCGTCATCGACTTGTCCTACTGGCAGGTCGCGACGCGCGACCCGCACTATGCTGAGACACAAGATTTGCACTACCAATTTGTTACCTATACCAAAAAGTTTTAA
- a CDS encoding thymidylate synthase, with translation MHQYLDFMRHVRDHGSVKTDRTGTGTLSTFGYQMRFDLSQGFPLVSTKKLHLKSIVHELIWFLAGSTNIAYLKEHGVSIWDAWADAQGELGPVYGSQWRNWPTPNGGHIDQITQLISQIKSNPDSRRLIVSAWNVADIEQMKLPPCHALFQFYVADGKLSCQLYQRSADIFLGVPFNIASYALLTHMVAQQTGLAVGDFIWTGGDCHLYANHLEQVDLQLSRSPLPLTQLKIARQPASIFDYRYEDFDFSGYEFHPHIKAPVAV, from the coding sequence ATGCACCAATACCTAGATTTCATGCGTCACGTCCGTGACCACGGCAGCGTCAAGACCGACCGTACCGGTACCGGCACGTTGTCGACCTTCGGCTATCAAATGCGGTTTGACTTGAGCCAGGGCTTTCCGCTGGTAAGCACAAAAAAATTGCATTTGAAATCGATCGTGCATGAATTGATCTGGTTTTTGGCCGGTTCGACCAATATTGCTTATTTAAAAGAACATGGCGTCTCGATCTGGGATGCCTGGGCTGATGCGCAAGGTGAACTTGGCCCGGTATATGGCTCACAGTGGCGCAACTGGCCGACGCCGAACGGCGGCCACATCGACCAGATTACACAACTGATAAGCCAAATCAAGAGTAACCCCGATTCACGCCGCCTGATCGTATCGGCGTGGAATGTGGCCGACATTGAGCAAATGAAATTGCCGCCTTGTCATGCCCTATTCCAATTCTATGTTGCCGATGGTAAATTGTCTTGCCAGCTATATCAGCGCAGCGCCGATATTTTTCTCGGCGTGCCGTTCAATATTGCTTCCTATGCATTGCTCACCCACATGGTTGCGCAACAAACCGGACTGGCAGTCGGCGACTTCATCTGGACCGGTGGCGACTGCCATTTGTATGCCAATCATTTGGAACAAGTTGACTTGCAATTAAGCCGCAGTCCTTTACCGCTGACGCAATTGAAGATCGCGCGTCAGCCAGCTTCGATTTTTGATTATCGCTACGAAGACTTCGATTTCAGCGGCTATGAATTTCATCCGCACATCAAAGCCCCGGTCGCGGTGTAA